In a single window of the Methanofollis ethanolicus genome:
- a CDS encoding tetratricopeptide repeat protein has protein sequence MTDQPPTDAGKEAFALYEAGKYRESIDLCTRLLKGSDDTSLAILVATNLFALAEYNEAEAHLRDLLRKMPESSYLHSFLGRVLSARGDGRAVAAYARAVQLDPANEEALRAYAAYFSGKRDQMSAIPILSALARVSGKKDDARSLIRALIECGRGEEALSAYQDLLGGTGADAEYIDALMVAGRHRDAAAASVETFRRTGDPAFLRQYLAALSAFDRPQALKIFPRYLGDISDNDLLFDYVLLLTSEGRCREALEACERLLARSPHPIHQLVACELIAATGQTELARECYEALIRDGVAGMDDPETLEMSVAAYEQFLRKAYSPETVPACYLETVSRDPNVVSLTRTGLFYASFGDMDTARDWLYRAYRLDFLNGGIEYARFLARQGETRECEKILIHILTNTQRTADLVKVAEAVIGGDEESGAGRRRLLDALVRRFSTETGHLGPEGTEVFARVCLRAAGVALAGGDYVRCKEYCLHGLDLSRTCTDAFFDVIWRCKEATVAELPVFPFEGRGGGVAAGASAGTAGTDLSKNDVEEPDLGLDERETALVAFLRQHRETNEEELRKVLGTRRVSGVVNRLIKKANDAGVPLIEKQGMGEHGEIYVYCGK, from the coding sequence ATGACCGATCAACCACCAACCGATGCCGGGAAGGAAGCCTTCGCCCTCTATGAGGCAGGGAAGTACAGGGAGTCGATCGACCTGTGCACGCGCCTTCTGAAAGGCTCGGACGACACCTCCCTCGCGATACTCGTCGCCACAAACCTCTTTGCCCTCGCGGAATACAACGAGGCCGAGGCACACCTCAGGGACCTCCTCAGGAAGATGCCCGAGTCCTCGTACCTTCACAGTTTTCTCGGCCGGGTGCTCTCGGCGCGGGGGGACGGGCGGGCGGTCGCCGCCTATGCCCGGGCGGTCCAACTCGACCCGGCAAATGAAGAGGCTCTCAGGGCCTACGCGGCATATTTCTCCGGGAAACGCGACCAGATGTCGGCTATTCCGATCCTCTCCGCGCTCGCACGGGTCTCGGGAAAGAAGGATGATGCCCGCTCCCTCATCCGCGCCCTCATCGAGTGCGGCAGGGGGGAGGAGGCTCTCTCAGCCTACCAGGATCTCCTCGGCGGGACCGGGGCAGATGCCGAGTATATCGACGCCCTGATGGTCGCCGGTCGTCACCGGGACGCCGCGGCGGCATCGGTCGAGACCTTCAGGAGGACAGGAGACCCGGCGTTCCTGCGGCAGTACCTCGCCGCCCTCTCTGCCTTCGACCGGCCTCAGGCCCTGAAGATCTTTCCCCGGTACCTCGGGGACATATCCGACAACGACCTTCTCTTCGACTATGTCCTCCTCCTCACGTCGGAGGGGAGGTGCCGCGAGGCCCTGGAGGCCTGTGAACGCCTCCTCGCCCGGAGCCCTCACCCGATCCACCAGCTCGTCGCCTGCGAACTCATCGCGGCGACAGGGCAGACCGAGCTTGCGAGGGAGTGCTACGAGGCATTGATCCGGGACGGGGTCGCCGGGATGGACGATCCCGAGACCCTGGAGATGTCCGTCGCCGCCTATGAACAGTTTCTCAGGAAGGCGTATTCTCCGGAGACCGTGCCGGCGTGCTACCTGGAAACCGTCTCCCGGGACCCGAACGTCGTCAGCCTTACGAGGACGGGCCTGTTCTATGCCTCATTCGGTGACATGGACACGGCGCGGGACTGGCTGTACCGGGCGTACAGGCTTGACTTTCTCAACGGCGGGATCGAGTATGCACGGTTTCTGGCGCGGCAGGGCGAGACACGGGAGTGCGAGAAGATCCTCATTCATATTCTCACAAACACGCAGCGGACCGCCGACCTCGTGAAGGTGGCCGAGGCCGTCATCGGCGGTGACGAAGAGAGCGGGGCGGGGAGGCGGCGGCTCCTCGACGCGCTCGTCAGGAGGTTCTCGACCGAGACCGGCCACCTCGGCCCTGAGGGGACCGAGGTCTTTGCGCGGGTCTGCCTCCGTGCGGCCGGGGTGGCGCTGGCCGGGGGCGATTATGTGCGCTGCAAGGAGTACTGCCTCCACGGGCTGGACCTCTCCCGCACCTGCACGGACGCCTTCTTCGATGTCATATGGCGGTGTAAGGAGGCGACGGTCGCCGAGCTTCCGGTCTTTCCCTTTGAAGGCAGAGGCGGTGGGGTGGCTGCAGGTGCCAGTGCCGGCACAGCAGGAACCGACCTGAGCAAAAACGATGTCGAAGAGCCCGACCTGGGTCTTGACGAACGCGAAACAGCGCTGGTCGCCTTTTTACGCCAGCACCGCGAGACCAATGAGGAAGAACTCCGCAAGGTGCTCGGCACCCGCCGGGTGAGCGGTGTGGTCAATCGCCTGATCAAAAAAGCGAACGACGCCGGCGTCCCCCTGATCGAGAAACAGGGCATGGGCGAGCACGGCGAGATATATGTCTACTGCGGGAAGTGA
- the brxD gene encoding BREX system ATP-binding protein BrxD, which produces MDGRKTESIGIINALRRGTVPASGLERLAVGLSVEEEVIGRQLDFAASGGADIKFVCGDYGSGKTFLVARALEIAREKRFVTAHVMISADTPLHKESALYYRILSSLRTAEHENALKEIVDDWIFAIEERIIEVDGVSEEDEALKTGTVERIEAALADISAVNPALAAALRVYYTANCAGDFPLAQAALGWLSGEPHVGRRFRQAAGVKGEVDEVSALVFLRGFMRIIRAAGYAGLAVAVDEVETVQALPSNLRAKGYGNLRQIVDAVDRGEMPHCYFLFTGTPAFFEGSKGIRSLPPLYDRLKIVGADDYANPLQAQIRLRPFDLQKLEEAALKVCEVYADAAAPVDRNRVSHRFMQGMIDRVTTGFGGRVDVIPRIFLREFVDVLDKCGLYAEYDPAAAYAFDKEKVKGDLKEEEEAVLEVEF; this is translated from the coding sequence ATGGACGGGAGAAAGACAGAGAGTATCGGGATCATCAATGCGCTCAGGCGCGGGACTGTGCCTGCATCGGGGCTGGAACGTCTTGCCGTCGGCCTGTCGGTGGAAGAAGAGGTGATCGGCAGACAACTCGACTTCGCCGCATCGGGAGGGGCCGACATCAAATTCGTCTGCGGGGATTACGGGAGCGGGAAAACTTTCCTGGTGGCGCGGGCACTGGAGATCGCACGGGAAAAGAGGTTTGTCACCGCGCATGTGATGATCTCGGCAGACACCCCTCTCCACAAAGAGAGCGCGCTGTACTACCGGATCCTCTCGTCTCTCAGGACTGCGGAGCACGAGAACGCGCTCAAAGAGATCGTGGACGACTGGATCTTCGCGATCGAGGAGAGGATCATCGAGGTTGACGGGGTCTCCGAGGAGGACGAGGCCCTGAAGACCGGGACGGTGGAGAGGATCGAGGCGGCCCTTGCCGACATCTCGGCGGTGAACCCGGCCCTTGCGGCGGCGCTCCGCGTCTACTACACGGCAAACTGTGCCGGAGACTTCCCCCTTGCGCAGGCGGCGCTCGGTTGGCTCTCGGGCGAACCCCATGTCGGGAGGAGGTTCAGGCAGGCGGCCGGCGTGAAGGGTGAGGTGGACGAGGTCTCGGCGCTCGTATTTCTGCGGGGCTTTATGCGGATCATCAGGGCGGCCGGGTATGCCGGACTTGCAGTGGCGGTGGACGAGGTCGAGACGGTGCAGGCCCTGCCCTCGAACCTCCGGGCGAAGGGCTACGGCAACCTCCGCCAGATCGTCGACGCCGTCGACCGGGGGGAGATGCCGCACTGCTACTTCCTCTTCACCGGCACGCCGGCCTTCTTCGAGGGGTCGAAGGGGATACGCTCTCTGCCGCCCCTGTACGACCGCCTGAAGATCGTGGGCGCGGACGATTATGCCAACCCCCTCCAGGCGCAGATCCGCCTCCGTCCCTTCGACCTCCAGAAGCTGGAGGAAGCGGCCCTGAAGGTTTGCGAGGTCTATGCCGACGCCGCCGCACCGGTGGACCGGAACCGCGTCTCCCACCGCTTTATGCAGGGGATGATCGACCGTGTCACGACGGGGTTCGGCGGGAGGGTGGACGTCATCCCCCGCATCTTCCTCCGCGAGTTCGTGGATGTGCTGGACAAGTGCGGGCTGTACGCGGAGTACGACCCTGCGGCCGCCTATGCCTTCGATAAGGAGAAAGTGAAGGGTGACCTGAAGGAGGAGGAAGAGGCGGTGCTTGAGGTGGAGTTCTAA
- a CDS encoding HD domain-containing protein has translation MANRKETFVGDIADGEEVDGIFLIRSAEVKQKRDGSPYILAQVADRTGSLACNIWGVQGYGEAVSTAAEKLKVGAVYRIRGFAKAYNGAVQVSVNEGIADLAEVPPDEVSAADFVCAPVNEAELKGGVLAMAGDIADGALRDLVLEAIAGADGFFVKPAAKSRHHEYRGGLAGHTLETARIAAASCDAACISLDRDLIVAGSLLHDIGKAFCFDEAGLAFTARAEYDLVGHVTIGVSYLTRFRGRIPEERFSHLLHIVQAHHGPHGEVPCHTPEAWAVHLADLTSATLLEAADDQKEAEPGTRKNGWRSGGPVWRF, from the coding sequence ATGGCCAACCGGAAGGAAACCTTTGTCGGGGATATCGCCGATGGGGAGGAGGTCGACGGGATCTTTCTCATCAGGTCTGCCGAAGTGAAGCAGAAGAGGGACGGGAGTCCCTATATCCTGGCGCAGGTCGCCGACAGGACCGGGTCTCTCGCCTGCAACATCTGGGGCGTGCAGGGGTACGGTGAGGCCGTTTCTACGGCGGCAGAAAAACTGAAGGTCGGGGCTGTCTACCGTATCCGGGGCTTTGCAAAGGCCTACAACGGCGCGGTGCAGGTCTCGGTGAACGAAGGGATCGCCGACCTCGCAGAGGTGCCGCCCGACGAGGTCTCTGCGGCGGACTTCGTCTGTGCGCCGGTGAACGAGGCCGAACTGAAGGGTGGTGTGCTGGCGATGGCCGGCGATATCGCCGATGGCGCACTGCGGGACCTGGTGCTCGAAGCGATCGCCGGCGCGGACGGGTTCTTCGTGAAACCTGCCGCGAAGTCGCGGCACCACGAGTATCGCGGCGGTCTTGCCGGACACACCCTGGAGACGGCCAGGATCGCGGCGGCGTCCTGCGATGCTGCCTGCATCTCTCTGGACCGTGACCTCATCGTTGCGGGGTCGCTCCTCCACGATATCGGGAAGGCGTTCTGCTTCGACGAGGCCGGGCTTGCCTTCACAGCGAGGGCCGAGTACGACCTCGTCGGCCATGTCACCATCGGCGTCTCCTATCTTACCCGGTTCCGTGGCCGCATTCCTGAGGAGCGCTTCTCCCACCTGCTTCATATTGTCCAGGCCCACCACGGCCCCCATGGCGAGGTGCCCTGCCACACGCCGGAGGCATGGGCCGTCCACCTGGCGGACCTTACGAGCGCCACCCTGCTCGAGGCGGCCGACGACCAGAAGGAGGCCGAACCCGGCACCCGGAAGAACGGATGGCGGAGCGGCGGCCCGGTCTGGCGATTCTGA
- the hisD gene encoding histidinol dehydrogenase, whose translation MWKALDIEEWKNQRRSDLAGAKDAVAGIVDAVRKDGDEALYALTKKFDHIDLEDLAVAPEEFEGAYEEVDDAMVESLAEAEAHIRRFHELQRNHSLWLDEVEPGVILGVKTTPLDRIGAYVPGGRAAYPSTALMTTVPAQVAGVAEICVCSPPPIHPLTLVALDIAGVDECYRVGGAQAIAAMALGTETIDPVQKIVGPGNVFVTAAKMMLREEAEIDFPAGPSEIGILADATAKPAFVAADVLAQAEHDPHAGCILVTTDPSLPAKVGAEITRQMATAERRAIIEKALDHSGYVVVRDLDEAIAAMDDIAPEHLSIQVADPMAALTLVRNAGSIFVGPYTAVAFGDYASGTNHVLPTAGYAKVYSGLDIHHFCKTSSVQMISREGLEWLGGIVENLASAEGLHAHANSVRIRRRKDA comes from the coding sequence ATGTGGAAGGCGCTGGACATAGAGGAATGGAAGAACCAGCGGCGGTCCGACCTTGCAGGGGCGAAGGACGCCGTCGCCGGTATCGTCGATGCGGTGCGGAAGGACGGTGACGAGGCGCTCTACGCGCTCACGAAGAAGTTCGACCACATCGACCTTGAGGACCTTGCCGTCGCCCCCGAGGAGTTCGAGGGCGCGTACGAGGAGGTGGACGACGCCATGGTCGAGAGTCTTGCCGAGGCCGAGGCGCATATCAGGCGTTTCCACGAACTGCAGCGCAATCACTCACTCTGGCTCGACGAGGTGGAACCGGGCGTGATCCTCGGGGTGAAGACGACGCCCCTCGACCGCATCGGCGCCTACGTGCCGGGCGGCAGGGCCGCGTATCCGTCGACCGCCCTGATGACGACGGTTCCGGCGCAGGTGGCTGGTGTGGCAGAGATCTGCGTCTGCTCCCCGCCCCCGATCCATCCCCTCACCCTGGTGGCCCTCGATATCGCCGGTGTGGACGAGTGTTACCGCGTCGGCGGCGCACAGGCGATCGCGGCGATGGCTCTCGGCACGGAGACGATCGACCCGGTCCAGAAGATCGTCGGGCCAGGGAATGTCTTTGTGACGGCGGCGAAGATGATGCTGCGTGAAGAGGCCGAGATCGACTTCCCGGCCGGCCCCTCGGAGATCGGTATCCTTGCCGACGCCACGGCAAAGCCCGCGTTCGTCGCGGCTGACGTCCTCGCCCAGGCCGAGCACGACCCCCATGCCGGGTGCATCCTGGTGACCACCGACCCCTCCCTCCCGGCGAAGGTCGGTGCAGAGATCACGAGACAGATGGCCACGGCAGAGAGGCGCGCCATCATCGAGAAGGCCCTCGATCACTCGGGTTATGTAGTCGTCCGCGACCTCGACGAGGCGATCGCCGCTATGGACGACATCGCACCCGAGCACCTCTCCATCCAGGTCGCCGACCCCATGGCGGCCCTCACCTTGGTGCGGAACGCGGGTTCCATCTTTGTCGGGCCGTACACCGCCGTCGCCTTCGGGGACTACGCCTCAGGCACCAACCATGTCCTGCCGACTGCGGGCTATGCGAAGGTCTACTCCGGACTCGACATCCACCACTTCTGTAAGACCTCGTCCGTCCAGATGATCAGCAGGGAGGGTCTTGAGTGGCTCGGCGGTATCGTGGAGAACCTCGCCTCTGCCGAGGGCCTCCACGCCCATGCAAACTCTGTCAGGATCCGCAGGCGGAAGGACGCCTGA
- the wtpA gene encoding tungstate ABC transporter substrate-binding protein WtpA: MNSKIVTFSTVLILCAAIFLCGCTTTPQSDSGNQTPAGTTAPVETTAAAAGQIITVYHAGSLAAPFEELEKQYETAHPGVDVRLVPGGSTKLVKDITDLGKSADVFASADYTLIPTLMMPTSADWYVTFAKNQIVLCYTNQSKYAGEVNADTWYTILEKPDVQWACSDPNLDPCGYRSLMAIQLAEQHYGNDTIFDRVVSEHSNITVTEENGTYTLLATSPEPKDTFQIRPKSVELVQMLQNGGIDYAWEYRSVAEQNGLNFVELPEAIDLSSVTYADDYAKVTIETAGGLMTAKPIVYGATVPKNAENPEGGIAFVQMLVGSEGQAVMNAQGQPPIVPAGGFGTVPAELKALTASP, encoded by the coding sequence ATGAATAGTAAAATTGTGACCTTTTCAACGGTATTGATCCTCTGCGCCGCCATATTCCTCTGCGGCTGCACGACCACCCCGCAGTCCGACAGTGGCAACCAGACACCTGCGGGAACCACCGCACCGGTAGAGACGACGGCCGCCGCGGCCGGTCAGATTATCACTGTCTACCATGCAGGCAGCCTCGCCGCCCCCTTCGAAGAACTCGAAAAGCAGTATGAGACGGCGCATCCGGGCGTCGACGTCAGGCTCGTCCCCGGCGGCTCGACTAAACTCGTCAAGGACATCACCGACCTCGGCAAGAGCGCCGACGTCTTTGCATCGGCCGACTACACCCTCATCCCCACGTTGATGATGCCAACCTCTGCCGACTGGTACGTGACCTTTGCGAAGAACCAGATCGTGCTCTGCTACACCAACCAGAGCAAGTACGCCGGTGAGGTCAACGCCGACACCTGGTACACCATCCTGGAGAAGCCCGACGTTCAGTGGGCCTGCTCCGACCCGAACCTCGACCCCTGCGGCTACCGCTCCCTGATGGCGATCCAGCTCGCGGAGCAGCACTATGGTAACGACACCATCTTCGACAGGGTCGTCTCCGAGCACTCGAACATCACGGTGACTGAAGAGAACGGCACCTACACGCTCCTCGCCACCTCCCCCGAACCGAAGGACACCTTCCAGATCAGACCGAAGTCGGTCGAACTTGTCCAGATGCTCCAGAACGGCGGCATCGACTATGCCTGGGAGTACCGCTCGGTCGCCGAACAGAACGGCCTCAACTTCGTCGAACTCCCTGAGGCGATCGACCTCTCCTCGGTGACGTACGCCGACGACTATGCAAAGGTGACGATCGAGACTGCCGGCGGCCTCATGACCGCAAAGCCGATCGTCTACGGCGCGACCGTGCCGAAGAACGCGGAGAACCCTGAGGGCGGCATCGCATTCGTCCAGATGCTCGTCGGCAGCGAAGGGCAGGCGGTCATGAACGCGCAGGGCCAGCCCCCGATCGTCCCGGCCGGCGGTTTCGGCACTGTCCCGGCCGAACTGAAGGCCCTCACCGCTTCCCCCTGA